A region of the Acidobacteriota bacterium genome:
GCCGAGATGATGCTGCGGGTGTGGAAGTGGGAGAAGAACGCCTTCCAGAAGGCCGAGGACATCGACACGGGAAGCGGCACCCGGATCTGCGAAGCGGTGGACGCCTGGCGCACTTTCATCCAGACGGCGCGGACCCCGTTCCGGAAACCCTACGCCGAGGAGCGGCTCCGGCACTGGTCGAACCGGCTGGCGCGCTTCACCGGAACGGTGGAAATCCGGGTCGTCTCGGCCTCCAACCTTCCGCTCCGCGACACCGTGGCCGGCAACCCCGCCTCCCCGGACCCTTATTTCGTGGTCCTGCGCGACGATATCGCCGTCTACCGCTCGCGAACCCTCCTCAAGAACAACGCCCCCGTCTGGGACGAGGGGGCGCGCATCCAGATCACGCCCCAGAGCCGGATCACCCTGGAGGTCTGGGACCAGGACCCCCTCGACGACGACCGCCTTCTCCGCTTCAAGATCTTCCCCCTGCCCGAGGACGGCCCCTACTCCGCCCGCACCGCCGGCGCCACGGTGAACCTGATCATCGAGCGGGAACGATAGGGAGGCTGAGGCTGCTCAGGCGCTCTAAAGGAAAATCGTTGCCAAGCGGTGTTTCCCATCACCGTGAACCGACCCGGCGCCGTCTCCGGTTCACGGTCTCCCGACCAGGGCCTCCAGAGGGCTGTCTCCTCCTCCAGCATCCTGAATTCTGAATTTCGTGGCCTCCGGTCACCCGGTGGTCCGCGTCGGGACGACGCGTACGAACTACGGGGCAGGAGGCCTTTCAACCCCGGCCCCACTCCTCCCGGACACGGCAGAGCCCCAAAACGTTGAACGCGACGGAACACCCCGTCATCGCGGCCCCGAGCCCCACACAGAAGCCGTCCCAGAAGGGCGGCAGACCTTCCCGCAAGGGCCAGGGGGAGCAGAGCGCCAACCCGGCCACCACGAGCGGGACCCCCACGCTGAAAAACTGCCGGGACGTCCACTCCCGGTACCGCTCCCAACACAACATGGGTGACCTCCTTGCGGGCGACATCATCCGAAGCGTGCCGGCTCGGGGTGTGTCACCCGCCCGACCGACGCAGGGTTTTACGTTTCGCGTTCCCGAAGGGTTTCGACATCCCGGGGCAGGCAGATGGCCGCCCGGGCATCCGTGGAGGGGACGAGCGGCCGGGAGGTTTCCGCCCACGGAGTATGAGGAGTACCAAAGTTGGGAAAAACGGTTCTCATTTCACTTACCCCTCCTCCCCGACGACCGTTGTTTCCTGGCCACACAACGTCCCTTCTCCTCGTGAACGTTCTGCGCGGGAACGGCCGCGAAAGGGTTGGTATCGACGAACACCCGCTTCATTTCCGGAAAGAAACCACGGATGAACACGGATGGATGGGAGAGTGAACTACGAACCACGCGAGCGAAGAATTCAGAACACGCGGCGACCGAGTGAAGACGAGCTTTCACGCCCACTGGCCGCATCCCCGGCGACCCGATTTTCTTTGCGAGCTTTGCGCCTTTGCGAGATAATGATCTGGATCGGCTCTCGCCAAGGCGCCAAGCTCGCAAAGGAAGACCGCAGCCACGAAAGCGTCTAAAAAACTTTTGATTGCGAGACCAACTGCGATACCGATAGCGATACCGATACCGATTCCGATACCGATGCGATCGGCCTCGGCGTGAGAGGGGATCAGAAGAGCCCCGTGATGTTGCCGTCAGGGTCCACGTCGATCTTCTCGAAGGACGACGTTTTGGGCAGGCCGGGCATCCGCATGATCTCGCCGGTGATGGGCACCAGGAAGCCGGCGCCCGAGGAGAGGACCACCTCCCGCACCGTGACGAGGAAGTCCTTGGGCCGCCCCAGAAGCTCGGGGTTGTCCGACAGCGAATTCTGGGTCTTGGCGATGCAGACGGGGAGCTTGTCGTGGCCCAGCCGCTTGATGGTCTTGAGGTTCGCCTTCGCCTTGGGGAGGTAGTCCACCGCGGCGGCGCCGTAGATCTCCCGGGCGATGGTCAGGACCTTCTCCTCCACCGGCAGGGCCCAGTCGTAGAGGGGCTGGTACGGCCGCATGCAGCCGGGCCGGCACGGGAAGGAGGTCAGCTTCTCGGCCAGCTCGACACCCCCCTTGCCGCCCTGACCCCAGAAGTCCACCACCGAGCACTCCACGGCGGCCTCCCGGCAGATCGCGCGGATGGCCTCCAGTTCCTCCGGGGTGTCGGAGTGGAAGCGGTTGACGGCCACCACGGGGTTGACCTTGAACTTGTGCATGTTCTCCACGTGCTTCTCCAGGTTGCCCCGGCCCCGCAGGACGGCGTCGGGGTCCGCCTTGCCCAGTTCGCTCTTCGGGACGCCGCCGTGCATCTTGAGGGCGCGCACCGTGGCCACGAGCACCACCGAGCAGGGGTGGAAACCGCCGTAGGGGCAGACGATGTCGAAGAACTTCTCGGCGCCCAGGTCGAAGCCGAAGCCCGCTTCCGTCACCACGAAGTCGGCGGTCTTCAGGGCCAGCTTCGTGGCCAGGATGCTGTTGGCGCCCTGGGCGATGTTGGCGAAGGGCCCGCCGTGGACGAAGGCCGGCACGTGCTCGATCGTCTGGACGAGGTTTGGCAGGAGGGCGTCCTTGAGCAGGGCGGTCACCGCCCCCTGGACGTTCAGGTCGCGGGCCAGCACCGCCTCCCCCTCGGGGGTGTAGCCGAGGGTGATGCGCCCCACTTTCTCCTTCAGCTCGGCGTAGCTGGTGGAGAGGCACAGGATGGCCATGATCTCCGACGAGGCCGTGATGTCGAAGCCCGTCTCCCGGGGCACGCTGTTGAGCTTGCCGCCCAGGCCGATGACGATGTCTCGAAGGGCCCGGTCGTTCATGTCCAGGCAGCGCCGCCAGGAGAGGGTGCGGGCGTCGATGCGGCGGGCGTTGTCGAAGTGGAGCTGGTTGTCCAGGGCCGCGGCGATGAGGTTGTGGGCCGTGGTCACCGCGTGGAAGTCGCCGGTGAAGTGAAGGTTGATGTCCTCCATGGGGAGGACCTGGGAGTAGCCGCCCCCGGCGGCGCCGCCCTTGACGCCGAATACCGGACCGAGGGAAGGCTCCCGGACGGCCACCGCGGTCTTTTTCCCGATGTGCTGCAGGGCCTGGGAGAGCCCGATGCTCACCGTGGTCTTCCCCTCCCCCGCCGGGGTGGGGGTGATGGCGCTCACCAGGATCAGGCGGCCCCTGCAGCCGTCGGAATCCAGCAGGCGCCGGATGGCGCTCATCTTCACCTTGGCCTTGTGGTCGCCGTAAGGGACCAGGTCCCCGGGCGCGAGCCCCAGCTTGGCGCCGATGTCGGCGATGGGGTCCAGGCGGGCCGAACGGGCGATGTCGATGTCGGTCAGGCTCGTGCTCATGTCGTTCTCCTTTTCCTTCGATTCATGGGGTCGCGGCGGGGAGGTTGTCAGGCTGAAGGTGGATAGGCTGAAGGCTGTTAGGCTGAAGGCTGTTAGACTGAAGGCTGTTAGACTGAAGGTCGGAGCCCGAGGCCTTAGCGTTGCCGGTCCTTTGCCGGTCCGCCGCCGGTTCGCCGCCTGTGCGCCGCAGGTCTGCGACCGGTCCGCGGCCGGTTCGCCGCCGGTGCGCTGCCGGTTGCGATTGCGACTCCGATCCCGATTCTGATCCCGAAACTCACCCCAAGAAATCACCTCAAACCTTCAGCCTAACAGCCTTCAGCCTATCAACCTTCAGCCTATCAGCCTTGATGCCCTCGCAAAAAATCAGGCGGCGCTGAGGATGGGCGGGGGCGAATTTCGGGCCGGGTGAAAACGGAAATCGGTTCGGCCCCGGATTTTCCCGGACGGCCTTCCAAAAAACGAGAAGAGCATT
Encoded here:
- a CDS encoding formate--tetrahydrofolate ligase, with the protein product MSTSLTDIDIARSARLDPIADIGAKLGLAPGDLVPYGDHKAKVKMSAIRRLLDSDGCRGRLILVSAITPTPAGEGKTTVSIGLSQALQHIGKKTAVAVREPSLGPVFGVKGGAAGGGYSQVLPMEDINLHFTGDFHAVTTAHNLIAAALDNQLHFDNARRIDARTLSWRRCLDMNDRALRDIVIGLGGKLNSVPRETGFDITASSEIMAILCLSTSYAELKEKVGRITLGYTPEGEAVLARDLNVQGAVTALLKDALLPNLVQTIEHVPAFVHGGPFANIAQGANSILATKLALKTADFVVTEAGFGFDLGAEKFFDIVCPYGGFHPCSVVLVATVRALKMHGGVPKSELGKADPDAVLRGRGNLEKHVENMHKFKVNPVVAVNRFHSDTPEELEAIRAICREAAVECSVVDFWGQGGKGGVELAEKLTSFPCRPGCMRPYQPLYDWALPVEEKVLTIAREIYGAAAVDYLPKAKANLKTIKRLGHDKLPVCIAKTQNSLSDNPELLGRPKDFLVTVREVVLSSGAGFLVPITGEIMRMPGLPKTSSFEKIDVDPDGNITGLF